The sequence below is a genomic window from Mesoplodon densirostris isolate mMesDen1 chromosome 12, mMesDen1 primary haplotype, whole genome shotgun sequence.
CACCTCTACCTCTCTCCAGGATTAACCCTGACAGTTGCATTCCAGTGGTGGCTGAAGCGGGGACTATGCTTTCTATTTCTCAGGCAAGTGCCATGCTTGGCTTGGAGTCTCATTCAAGGAATGTGTGTCGAGCTGCACATCTGGATAGGAGGCGCATGGAGGCTGGTGTAAGGAAGCCCAGTTAGGAGTAATAATTTGAGTATTGGGTCCATAGGGTCAGCCTAGCAATGGAGGTATGAAGTCTAAGAAATGTGACGGAGGAAGAATCGGTGGGAATTGATGAGACCTGACAACAGAGATGAGAGAACAAAAGGAGACACGAGACACCAAAGCCTCAGGCCTGGAGAAACGGATCTTTATCCCATCTTGCTCTACCATAAAGATAAAAAACTTGGTTTCCTAACGAGAGGGAGCTGTTTCTCTCGACTGTAATTTCACGTAGATTGTGCATTAGATTGTGAGGTTTCAGAGGCACGGCTATGTCACCGACTTTTCTATGTTTCCCACAGAACCCAACCCATGTGGAATAGGTGATTAATGATCATTTGCTGACATTACGTTCCAAAATTATGAATgaagccagaaaaacaaaaacaagagctaCTCCATCCTCTTCAAATTACCACACGGGATTTCTCATAATGAAATCACTGTACAATGATAAAGAAACACTTATCAAATGAATTCACTAAATCAGGGTTTATCTAGACACAAGACTTAATCGTGCTCACTTTCAATTTCAGAACCTATACACAGAAAGTATAAAAAATAGCTATGTCACcatcactagttattagggaGCTATGaatctaaaccacaatgagatacccctTCACACCCACTGTGAATGAAAAAGACGGATAATAACAGGTGTTGGTGAAGATGGAGAGAAACTGGACACctcatacattactggtgggaataaaaatggtgcagctgctctggaaaacagtttggtggttcctcaaaaagttaaacagagagtTACCATTTGACACAGCAACTCTAcacaagagaattaaaaacaggaattcaaaaaaaaaaaaaaagaacaaacctgtacacgaatgttcatagcagcactaatcATAATagacaaaaggtggaaataacccaaacatccatcaactgataaatggacaaaatgtggtctctccacacaatggaatattaatcagcaatAAAAGGACTGAAGTACAGACATCTTCTACAATgtggatgagacttgaaaacaaattatgctaattgaaagaagccagacacagaaggacacatttcacatgattccatttacatgaaatgtccagaacaggcaactatagagacagaaagtagatgagtggtttCCCGGAGTTGGGAGGAGCAGAGAATGGGGCGTGACGACTCATGAGTATAGGGTTTGTTTTggaaggtgatgaaaatgttctggaatttgaTAGTGGTGCTTGTTGCACAACTCTATGACTATGCtaaaaactgtacactttaaaagggagAACTTGATGGCATGTGATTTCTGTCCCAAGAAAGCTATTAttaaagatgtttttaataaaaacaactaTGATTAGAATTAATACTAGGaatgaaatgtttaataaagttgTTAGTGGAGCAGCAGAAATAAAGAAGGTAAGCCAtacagaagtatttttaaaatcataaattataGTACTTTATGATATTGTTTGAGGATGATAGGTTGCTCTccccaaatttaatttttttttccaagactTTGTACTTATTTTCAGAATGCTGTCTAGAGGTaaattactactttttttttttttttttactaccattgcatttcttttttatatatttttatttttttatttttattggagtatagttgcttttagAGATAAATTATTACTAACACTTGGACACTAATTTGGCTTGGGCTAGGCTATCAGACAAATGGACAGGAGTGAAGTAAAAAATACACATCTCTATCATGATctgcaaagaaaagaagaaacaaaaataccaagaaaaataTTGACTTTCATGCCAACTAAAAAGCCCCGAAATACAAAGGAAATGCAAAGAACATGCAATAAGGCCTACATCagaggagacaaaagaaaatgtaaaatattaataataatagtagtagtaattAGAACCAAATCCAAAATAGTCACTCTTCTGTTTACAACCAATTATTAAACAAATATCTGTtctaattatacttcaattaaaaaaactaaacacatCAACCTATGCAGAAGTAAGGAAGATACATAATATTTTCATACCGGAAACCCAAAGGTAAATTCCAATTCGTACTCACTGGGTTAGTTGGTAGTGTGAGAATTTTCTTCCCAATCATCCTCTTCTCCAGTGTGTTCCTTGTTCTTTGGTGTGAATTTTTCAGATATGTCAAATGTTCCTGTTTCTTTGGAACTTGTTCGTGGAAACACTAACTTCAAACAGAATTCCCAGTTTGGAGACAGCATTCATGTTCAAACTGATTGGGTTTATGAGGTGAATGATGCTATGTAAGAATTCGGGGCATGAGTGTGATTTCCTGAAATGAAGGGTCTTCGCTCTGCGTTAACTTAAAAAGACAGAAGCTTTACAGTCTGCATTGCAATTCATTTCAACCCGAGGGAAAGGGGGTGAATTTGCCTTCTCGAGCCTGAGGCAAATACAGGATGACACAGCAGGGGCGCAGGACAGCCCTGGCTGGGTGTCCCAGAGCAGGGAAAGGGCTCAGTCTTAGCCAGTGGACGGCCCCTGCTGCCACACAAGGATAAGCATTTTCCAAAGGGACTGCTGATCAAACGTGCTTGGGAAATGCTACTTTACTTGAAAATTCACATTGAGACTATTCCACGGTTAGAGTCCAACAGTAAGAAATTCCTTTAACCTTGTTTACAGCACATAGCTAATCAcagaacctttttaaaaaaattactatataataataattgttattatattttaattattattataacaagTACTAATCTACTAATATCCAGTGGGACACACTTTGGGAAGCACTGGTCCAAACTAACAATGTCCCGTGTTTCAGCCAGATTTTTGACTGGGGTGGTGACAAGGACTGCCAGATAAAACAGAGGATGCCCACTTAGATTTGAATTTTAGAGAAGCTTTCATGTAAGCACGTCCCACGCAATATTTTTGTTTGCTGAGTCTGACCACCCTAGTTGTGAAACAGCGTGGTCAGTAAACCCCGTGAACTACAAGCGCCTGCAGCTGCAGCTCCACCGTGCAACCCGAATCACCGCCCCGCAGTCTCTGCGGCCCTAGTCGGCAACGCAGCGTGCCATCACGTGAGTTACCGGTACAACGAAGACGGTTACCTTCCTCGGGGTGGCACTCCGGGATCCCATCTGAGCCCACGACGAGGTTGCCATCCTCGTCGTGTCGCTCCAGGGTCCCGGGGCGACAGGTGGGGATGCGGGCGGTGGGCTcgggggtggtggtagtggtggttgACTGCGTAGTGGTTCGGGTGGTCGCTGGGCGCGTGGTGCTGGTCGTGGTGGGCCGAGGGGGCGTGGTGGTCGGGGGTCGCGTGCTGGCGGTGGAGGCATGGGTGGTTGTCTTGACGACCCCCAAGCCCACCAGGGGCTTCCCTCCGAGGCTCAAAATGGGCTTATCCTGGGGACCGGCCAAGGGTTTGCCATGTCGCCCCTGCCCGAAGAGGGGGAGGCCATCGGGGCTCACCACGGGGGTCCCTCCCAGATctgaaacaaaaatcaaacaaaagctgTGCAACAAGGTGAAAGGACACAGGGAAAGCAAAAAGCAAGCGGAAAATGTCTTCTCAGAGGCTTCTATTTTCATCAGTAAAAGGCCAAGAAATAATTAAAGGGACATCAGGTGAGGGAGCAGTATCTGCTGCTATCCAGAAATTTCTAGGCTATTTATATTATCCATGACTCTGTACCaccttatataaatatataaatatttcattgctATGCCCCATTACCTGCAATAACTCGAAGTCTCCAGTAAGGAAAGTAATTCTTTCCCCCTCTTCATTCCTACCCCTAAAGACTTAAGTGTTACTGTGGACAATAAGGTGGCAAACTTATTCTgtaagggccagagagtaaatattttaagctttatgACACCACTACTCAACTTTGCCACTACAAGGCAAAAAAGCCACAGACAGTACACCAACAAATGCATGTTTCTATGCTCCACTGAAACTTTATGTATGGATAGTGAAATGTGAATTTAATATAATATTCACGTGTCACAAGTATTATCATTCTATGATTTTTTggcagtcatttaaaaatgtaaaaactattctgAGCTCCCAGGCTATATAACAACAGGCAGCAGACAGGGTTTGGCTTTAGAAGCTGCTTTGCTGACTCCTGCTCTCGGCTGCCCAATCCCAAGAATGAAGTCAAGAGCCACCTTTTCTAGAGGGTGGAGTCTGTAAGAAGACAGTTGGATGAGGGAAGAAGCTAAGTTCTGCCCCCTTCTGAGGCACCTCCTTTCCACATGGCTCAAGGGCCCCCATTAAAAATGAgtagggggggcctccctggtggcgcaagtggttgagagtccgcctgccgatgcaggggatacgggttcgtgccccggtctgggaggatcccatatgccacggagcggctgggcccgtgagccatggccgctgagcctgcgcggccggagcctgcgcgtccggagcctgtgctccacaacgggggaggccacaacagtgagaggcccgcataccgcaaaaaaaaaaaaaaaaaatgagtagggggcttccctggtggcgcagtggttgagagtccgcctgccgatgcaggggacaccggttcgtgccccggtccgggaggatcccacatgccgcggagcggctgggcccgtgagccgtggccgctgagcctgtgcatccggagcctgtgctccacaaagggagaggccacaacagtgagacacccgtgtaccgcaaaaaaaaaaaaaatgagtaggaggagaaagagagaagatgtcACTCTACAGCTAAGTCAGGACActtttgttccttaaaaaacactcTCACTTACCCACAATGGTTCGACCATCTCCTCCTAGTTTAACTCGAAGGGGATTTCCTTGTGAATCTTGGAGGTACCTTCCTTCTCCGTTCAATACTAACCCACGATCAAGATCCACGACCTAAATTCATGACACAGATTAAAGGATATATTGAACATTTCAAAATGTTCACCTTAATCCAACTGCATGAACATATGTGAataggaaacattatttttgtcAGCATCATTCATAAGGTTTAATAAGAATAAAGTACGAAACAGTCACATTTCATATTATAATTGCTTATCTATATAATATGTAAATTGTTTTAAGTTTCTCAAATATTCAAAAGATGTTCAAAATACTTTTACCATTTAATATGTTGTAGTATGTAAAAAgtaggaaacaacctaagtgttcatcaagagaggaaagagattaaataaattatggcccATCCATCCAGTGAAATACTATGCAGCCAATGAAAAGGATTTGGAAATTCTATATTTATTGACATATCCTGATGCAGACTTAGATTATAGGACTGATTAGGTTGCAGAACTAAAGTATATTCATTTGTGTGTATAAACTTAAAGGTGCAGAGAGAAAATTCTGGACAGATTatatcccaaactgttaataggGGTTATTTCTAAGAAGTGGTTTGGGATGCttatctttttcatatatttctgaatTGTTTTAACTTCTTGCCATGAACATGACATGTTTCTATTTGGCTGTTAGTGTGAAAAATCAAAGTTGCTATAACAAAACCAATTTAATTTGTAATTAAATTGCCTAGTACAGTATGCATGCAAATTTTTCATATTCTAAGGAATTATAAAACTTGAACAAAAGGTATTATTATCTCTGTTAAGAACCAACTCATGCTCTACACTgttggttctcaaagtgtggtcctggaCCAGCTGCCCCAGCCTCACCCGGGAACTTGTCGGATATGAGAATTACCTGGCCCTACCCAGACCGCACTGACAAGCCCCCCAGGGATTCTGATGCTCACCTGTGTTTGAAAACCTTGACTCTGCACAATCAGGCCATGGGAGGAGCCCCTGCACGCAGGCCACTTTGTTGGGTGCTATctcagtaattaaaataaaacttatttatataaACCCTACTTTTGAAATCTACTCCATACCGTTTCAATTCAAAATTGTTTATAATGACACTTTGCTTTAATATGCATTCTTCCTTCCCTAAATTTCTGTTCCTTTGAGAAATGATAAAATGGATCTTTAGGTCACCTGTGACTGAAAATTCTTTGAAGTTCTTCAGTATGTTTTCCTaaacctttttgttttaaatgggaAGTTTTGACTGGGAATTCTactataaataattttttgagtctccgaaaaaatattttaaaactctgaacATCGTAAGGTGTTCTGCCTGTCACCCCCAACCCACCAAAAACTCCTAAACATTTATCTTCACCCCAGGAAGTTAAAGTCATTTAGCTTAAACATACATAAAGCactaattcttattttttattttggtcaaATTGTTGGAAGATTCAAAAGGTGATCTGATAAAAACTGcctatttggggcttccctggtggcgcagtggttgggagtccgcctgccgatgcaggagacacgggttcgtgccccggtccgggaagatcccacatgccgtggagcggctgggcccgtgagccatggccgctgggcctgcgcgtctggagcctgtgctccgcaacgggagaggccacaacagtgagcggcccgcgtgccgcaaaaaaacaaaaaacaaaaaaaactgcctATCTGATTCAGGGATTTTGGGTTTGTTCAATTGTTTTTACCCTGCTTCCTTTTACAAAGGATTTGAGACAATTTACAAGAAATATGTATACTCTTTAATCGAACaataacaagaaataaaataaagctatcaGGCAGGAGTGGGAAAACAGAAGTTCATTTGAGAGGCTGTGCCTCAGGTTTTCTGTAACTGGTTGGCCCAAACATTTGTGTGACCTTCCTAACCAATCAAGGCAAATGGGAACAAAGGCCCATGTCTGACCTAATTAGTTATGAGAAGAAAGCAAACTAATTAACTCAGGAGAATCAAGGGTTTTTCTGAGCACTGGAAGAAACAATATAGTATAAGTATATTGACATACAAGTGGttaaaactagagaaaaaaaaaaaaagaccgcttcattttttattatacaaTGCCCACCATTTTTCTCTTCCCAACAGCATGAAAATAATCGGTATGTGTAAAGAAGTTTACCCTACCCACTTTGTTCCTTGAGGGCCATTGATAATTCTTTGTCCACTTGGTTTTCCATTACTACCAGGAAGTACTCTCCCTTCTGCATTTGGTCTTCCATTATAACCTACACagtacaaaaaaaaacaaaaaacaaaccaaaacagaaacaaaaaaaatccaacaacagAACCTGGTAAATTCAACATTCCTGGAAAGTTGGCTTCATACCAAGCTATATGTAGTAACACACCTTTTCAAACAGGAACACTAAACAGAATTTTAAACCAATAGCTCAAATATATTAGATAATGAGTCTTAAATTGTGACTTCTACATGACAAATATGAATGTCTATGAAAAGTATGGTAAAGTCACAGTTTTCTGACATTACTGGGGGAATAAGCATGTTCAGCATAAGTAAATTTTCCAGATAAGGCTTAAGACCTTAAAGCTAGTAGCTGTAGCTTTATTTTAGCCAGTTGGAAGGTAGAGGGAAGGAGAGTTGGAAGGATGGGGAAAATTCTCTCTAAAGTGTACGAGATGCTGTCCTGCTCTCCTCCACACATTATATTTAACACGCCCACTATTTCTAGCTGACTTGGGTCCCGATCGTCAATTGCAGAGCATAAGCCCACAGAGCTGACTCAAAGCTTGACTTCAGTGGGGCTGCTTGAGAAGTATTTGCTCAGAGAGGAAGTGGCAGGCCCAGCTGGCTGGCCTTAGTTGCTGTCTGTCTGCTCCTTGCACCTGCCCTCTCTCTTCACCTCATGCCCTTTCTGATCAGCTGCAGTTTGGTTGAGGCCTCCACTGGGAGCATTCTGCTCCAGCCTGGCCTACCAGATAAAGTGCCGGGGCTTCCTGACAGCTATTTGCGGGTCAGAGACATTTCTCTCGCTCAAACAgttaatgaacatttaaaatttattgagttttttctATGTACAAGGAAATGTGGGTTTTACCTCTATTGTCAGGGTCTTAGGTTTTTGTGCAAAAGAGTCCGTTTTAATGGAAAACTGAACTCCACGTGGGGTACTGTTCTATGTCTTTACGCTGGGCTAAATTAACAACATATTGCACAGATTAACAAATATTAATACATTCGTTCATAACTGTTCTATTAAGCCCTGATGCCATGCAAGGAGAGGGTAAGGCACCAGTTAACTGAATGCAGATTTCGGGTAAATACCTTAGATCCTGCCCTGGGGTCCATGTAGACTCTAGTTCACAGCTGCCTACATGCTGTCCTCAACCTAAGTCACACATCGGCCTGCTACTCCACTGTGTGACATTCGTCTTTAACATGCCTTTTCTGGAGGTTTGAAGCAACATTCACTGATTGCAATGTCTGAGCAATCCTCACCCAAGACATTTGAGTTTGTCCCAGGGTATTTTCAGCTGAGGGTTTTATATGCAGAACAAGCACATGATCCAGCCCACACAGAGAGGTACTCCTTCCTGTGGACTCCTTAATATGCCCTGGCACAGGGACAACTAAAAATAACGTAAAACACAGGAACCTGAGTTTGGCATCATGGCTACGACATATTTTCAGATTTAGAGCATACGTTAAGGACCTCAAAGAAGCAGTATGGGATAGCGGAATGGCCGAGGGCTGTGGAGTTAGTGTTTGGGAATGGAATTGCAGCTCAGCCACTTCACAGCTGTCTGGCCTCCAGCAAACCACTCAGACCCCTAAGcactggtttcctcatctgaagacCAGGAGAAGCAATGCAAACCCAGGCGATGGATAAGAGGATGCGCTCATGTTACATCTGCAAAGCTCCTAACACAATGCTTGCACAGAGCAGATGCTCGATAAAATAAAAGGCTCTCAGGAATTTCTACGAACACTGCTGAGAACCGTAAAGAAAATGttaagttaaaaacaaattaCCTTGTCTGGAAGGGGGTCTCACAGGCGCGCGTGAGAAAGGGTTCCGGAATCTTGAGTTCATCATGCGCTGGCGCAAGGAGAGCATAGGGGTGGTGGACGAGTAGATGGCCGGGGCGCGCGTGGTGAACCGCGGCGGGGACGGGGGGGCCTCCGTGGGACTTGGGGTGGCAGGGCTGCGAGGGGGCTGTCTGGGCGGGAGGTGCGTGGCTCTCGGGGAGCTGcccagaggtggaggaggaggacgcTTCACCGGGGTGGCGTTCCTGTCCTGCGGGGAGCTCACTCTGGGAGGCGCAAGCTCTGCTTCCCCCTTAGCGATGCTCCCATCCACATGCTTCCCGCCCCTGGGGATGAAGGAGGAGGGCCACTTTGGAACAGAGGAAGACAGTGGGTCCTTGTCCTTGTcctttcctcctttaaaaaaCATCACGTCTTCATCTTCCTCCTCGGCCGAGACCGACTGCTGCGATTTTGACGGCAGGGGCTCCCTTTTGGGTGGCGCGGCCTGGGACGCACCGGCCTTTCCCACCGCCTGGGGCCCTGCTCTGCCGGGGACCCTGGGGCGGGCTTGGGGGTGGAGGCTGCCGGGCCTGCCTAGGGGTCTGCGGAGGTGACTGTCGCTGGCGCTTCTTGCCGGAGCCTCCACCTGGCGGTGCTTGGGAAGGGACGGGGTGGCGACCTTGGCAGCCTCCGAGTATGCGGGCGCCCGGATGCCCCGGGTCTCCGCTTCTGCGCTGTCGTCGGAATCCTCGCTCTGATTCTGGGGAGATGTGGGGAGCCCCCCGTGGGGGCTGCCTCTGGACGAGTAAGGGTCTGAGAAGGAGGCGCTTTCCTGCGACGTGGGGTGGGGACGCCCGGCCTGGGGTTTGGAAGGCGGACGCCCCTCTTCCTTGCTCTGCGGGCCGCGGGGCTGATGCTGGGACGCAGAGACGGCGGATGAAGGCTGCTTTTCCGGAGCGGCGGACCCGGCACCCATCCTCCGGGGCACGCGGGTCCCGCGGTGGTGCTGCGAGCGAGGCGCAGGAGGCAGCTGCGTCTGCGGAGAGCCGCCCTCCACGCCCGCGTCGGTGCTCTGTTGAACATCCTGCGCCTTAGAGGGCGGAGATTTGGCCTGAGGATGCGCCCCTGCCCAGGTCGCCGCGGACTTGGGGTTCTCTTCGAGGGGCTCCTTCCGCTGCAGGCTCGCCGCTCTCTGGGGCCCTCTTCTCAGGTGGTCCGCGCCCCGGGAGACAGGCTGCCCAGAGGAGGAAGACGCGTGGTCACTCGCCACGGTGGCCGGGAGCGGCTGTTCGTCCCCTGCCTCTTCTTCGCTGTCTTCATGGCCGCCCAAGCCTCGCCTGTGGTCAGAAGGTGGGTGAGAATTCACCCTCGAGTGAACCCGGGGGGCCACGGTGGACGGCGGGGAGCTGGAGGTCCGTAACCGGGGTCCTCGGCTGCCACCAAGCCTGTGCGGATATCTGCCGGGGGCAGCGAAGGGCCTGTTCCTGAGCGCACTGAAATGTCCAGAGACAGGCGCCCGGGACCGCACCGTCGGGGCCGTGGCTTcagcctccttccctttctcttcagcATCACTGTCACCGCCGCCGTCCGACTCATCTCCGCCTTCAGAGGCCTGTGTCCTTGAGGAGAGACGAGAGGAGACCGAGGAGGGCTGGGTAGCCCATAATGGCGGGGTGGACTTGGCGGCTGGGGCATCGTGACCATCCTTCCAGCCCCTGGAGAGCGGGGGCCCGGGCTGTGGTTGGGTGGGCAGCAGCCGAGATGGCCCCGCGTGGGATGGAGACAGTCTCGCGGGTGGGGCTGAAGCCCTGGAATTTTCCTCCCCATCCTCAGAGTGGGGCGCCCTCCGAGCGGGCAAGGCTGGTTTGGCGCCGTGGTTCGCGGAGCCTCCGTCGCGCAGGGCGCCCAAGGCTGGGTGCCGGCCGGGCGCCAGGGCGGGCCGGGCGTGCGCTGCGCTCCTGGGAGGCAGCTGCGGGGAGCCTGCGGCTGGCCCTTCCTCCTCTTGGCCCTCGGAGTCATTGTCATCAGAGCTGGAAGGGCGGTGAGCGCGGCCCTCAGGGGGTGTGGCTGGGACCGAAGAGGCGGAGGGGGGCGAGGAGCCACGCTTCTCCGCGCCGTCCTTCCGGGGCAGCCCCGGCGTTCGGGCTCTCCCTGGAGCCCGCCCCGCAGGCAGGACCGGGTGAACAGGTCTACTTGGTGGCCTCTGCTGGTGCTTCTGGCCTTGGGTCTCCGAGGGCGAGGTTGGTGGGTGCCCTCGGGAATCCAGTGCTTCCTCCTCGGTGATTTCTGTTGACTGAAGATCCACCCCTCCACTCTTccgagggggaagctggggtttTCTGGGCAGCCCACCATTAGCCAATATTTTGTTCTTCAAGTCAAGAAGCAGGTTCTTGACATTTCTCCCTTGGGGAGAAACAGG
It includes:
- the FNDC1 gene encoding fibronectin type III domain-containing protein 1 isoform X3 yields the protein MASEVGASPRARLPLPWAALLLLAALLPVVSSARAPEKDVPNKPLRVRVRSSNDQLSVAWKAPHLSGAKSPRRSRGFLLGYGESGRKMNYVPLTRDERTHEIKKLASESVYVVSLQSLNSRGQSQPVYRAALTKRKISEEDELDVPEDINVRVISSQSVLVAWVDPVLEKQKKAVASRQYTVRYREKGESARWDYKQVSNRRVLIENLIPDTMYEFAVRISQGERDGKWSTSVFQRTPESAPTTAPENLTVWPVNGKPTAVTVAWDALLETEGKVKEYILSYAPALKPFGAKSLTYPGETTSALVDGLQPGERYLFKIRAANRRGLGPHSKAFIVALPTTPTSESDVHQKADTEDPPKPEEPEPSSSSPKAPASSKHTRLPVSPQGRNVKNLLLDLKNKILANGGLPRKPQLPPRKSGGVDLQSTEITEEEALDSRGHPPTSPSETQGQKHQQRPPSRPVHPVLPAGRAPGRARTPGLPRKDGAEKRGSSPPSASSVPATPPEGRAHRPSSSDDNDSEGQEEEGPAAGSPQLPPRSAAHARPALAPGRHPALGALRDGGSANHGAKPALPARRAPHSEDGEENSRASAPPARLSPSHAGPSRLLPTQPQPGPPLSRGWKDGHDAPAAKSTPPLWATQPSSVSSRLSSRTQASEGGDESDGGGDSDAEEKGKEAEATAPTVRSRAPVSGHFSALRNRPFAAPGRYPHRLGGSRGPRLRTSSSPPSTVAPRVHSRVNSHPPSDHRRGLGGHEDSEEEAGDEQPLPATVASDHASSSSGQPVSRGADHLRRGPQRAASLQRKEPLEENPKSAATWAGAHPQAKSPPSKAQDVQQSTDAGVEGGSPQTQLPPAPRSQHHRGTRVPRRMGAGSAAPEKQPSSAVSASQHQPRGPQSKEEGRPPSKPQAGRPHPTSQESASFSDPYSSRGSPHGGLPTSPQNQSEDSDDSAEAETRGIRAPAYSEAAKVATPSLPKHRQVEAPARSASDSHLRRPLGRPGSLHPQARPRVPGRAGPQAVGKAGASQAAPPKREPLPSKSQQSVSAEEEDEDVMFFKGGKDKDKDPLSSSVPKWPSSFIPRGGKHVDGSIAKGEAELAPPRVSSPQDRNATPVKRPPPPPLGSSPRATHLPPRQPPRSPATPSPTEAPPSPPRFTTRAPAIYSSTTPMLSLRQRMMNSRFRNPFSRAPVRPPSRQGYNGRPNAEGRVLPGSNGKPSGQRIINGPQGTKWVVDLDRGLVLNGEGRYLQDSQGNPLRVKLGGDGRTIVDLGGTPVVSPDGLPLFGQGRHGKPLAGPQDKPILSLGGKPLVGLGVVKTTTHASTASTRPPTTTPPRPTTTSTTRPATTRTTTQSTTTTTTPEPTARIPTCRPGTLERHDEDGNLVVGSDGIPECHPEEDEFSGLETDTAVPTEEAYVIYDEDYEVETSRLPATTQPSTPAATPAVIPPEGSITSYPEEEFDLAGKKRFVAPYVTYLNKDPSAPCSLTDALDHFQVDSLDEIIPNDLKKSDLPPQHAPRNITVVAVEGCHSFVIVDWDKSAPGDMITGYLVYSASYEDVIRNKWSTQASSVTHLPIENLKPNTRYYFKVQAKNPHGYGPISPSVSFVTESDNPLLVVRPPGGEPIWIPFAFKHDPGYTDCHGRQYVKRTWYRKFVGVVLCNSLRYKIYLSDNLKDTFYSIGDSWGRGEDHCQFVDSHLDGRTGPQSYIEALPAIQGYYRQYRQEPVSFGNIGFGTPYYYVGWYECGVSIPGKW